Proteins encoded within one genomic window of Kibdelosporangium phytohabitans:
- a CDS encoding type II toxin-antitoxin system VapC family toxin produces MTVFGDSSALVKRYAKEDGQELVRQVPILVISYAARVEVPSALWRKHRTGELSERQAEVLLSLFERDFFEAEDSPPFVVVGMTPVVLEAAARLTRCHSLATFDAIQLASAILAAEADPDITVFAAWDKKLRAAAAKEGFSLLPPELS; encoded by the coding sequence ATGACTGTTTTCGGGGACTCCTCCGCGCTGGTGAAACGCTATGCGAAAGAAGACGGGCAGGAGCTCGTCCGGCAGGTCCCCATTCTCGTGATCTCGTATGCCGCTCGTGTCGAGGTGCCGTCGGCGTTGTGGCGCAAACATCGAACGGGAGAACTGTCGGAGCGGCAGGCCGAGGTGCTGCTTTCCTTGTTCGAGCGGGATTTCTTCGAGGCTGAGGACAGCCCGCCGTTCGTTGTCGTCGGAATGACGCCAGTGGTCCTGGAGGCAGCGGCTCGACTGACCCGGTGCCACTCGCTGGCGACGTTCGATGCGATCCAGCTTGCTTCGGCGATACTCGCCGCCGAGGCGGACCCGGACATCACCGTGTTCGCGGCGTGGGACAAGAAGCTGCGAGCGGCAGCCGCGAAGGAGGGATTCTCGCTGCTTCCCCCGGAGCTGTCCTGA
- a CDS encoding metallophosphoesterase family protein, translating into MPKVLTVSDEVVESLWTDQVRRHPVDLVLAAGDLPFDYLEYLANALELPCVLVPGNHDADLGGFAKRRGLWLRDGFPARWPGPQGWVDTDGRIVDVGGLRIAGLGGSIRYSGGPNQWTERQQSRRVKTLARDAHRRYRRDGRTVDVLLTHSPPLGVGDREDPPHRGFACLHDAVRRMRPAWLLHGHIHPHGEQISEQRLEDTRVVNTVGYRILDITPGGDSDKG; encoded by the coding sequence GTGCCCAAGGTGCTGACCGTGTCCGACGAGGTCGTGGAGTCGCTGTGGACCGACCAGGTCCGCAGGCACCCGGTCGACCTCGTGCTCGCCGCGGGTGACCTGCCGTTCGACTACCTCGAGTACCTCGCCAACGCACTCGAACTGCCCTGTGTCCTCGTACCCGGCAACCACGACGCCGACCTCGGCGGTTTCGCCAAGCGGCGCGGGCTCTGGCTGCGCGACGGGTTCCCGGCGCGCTGGCCGGGACCGCAGGGCTGGGTGGACACCGACGGGCGGATCGTCGACGTCGGCGGGCTGCGGATCGCCGGGCTCGGCGGGTCCATCCGGTACAGCGGCGGGCCCAACCAGTGGACCGAGAGACAGCAGTCACGGCGGGTGAAAACACTCGCCCGCGACGCGCACCGCCGGTACCGTCGAGACGGGCGAACAGTCGACGTGCTGCTGACGCACTCGCCGCCGCTGGGAGTCGGAGACCGCGAGGATCCGCCGCACCGGGGCTTCGCCTGCCTACACGACGCGGTGCGCCGGATGCGTCCGGCATGGCTGCTACACGGACACATCCATCCGCACGGCGAGCAGATCTCCGAACAGCGGCTGGAGGACACCAGGGTCGTCAACACGGTCGGCTACCGGATCCTGGACATCACGCCGGGAGGTGACAGTGACAAGGGGTGA